GAACGCCGCGACCAGGTTCCACCAGACGACGGGATCGCGCGACAGCTCGAACCGCGCGTCGTTGATCATACTGCCCCAGCTCGCCGTCGTCGCGCCGACGCCGATGTTCAGATAACTCAGGACGGCTTCGGCGAGGACGAGTCCGCTGAACCGTAGCACCGACGAGATCAGGACGATATGGAGCACGTTGGACAGGATGTGCCGCGTCATGATCTTCCAGCCCGACACGCCGAACGCCTGCGCCGCCTGGACGAACTCCATCTCGCGGAGCTTGAGGGTCTCACCGCGCAGTACGCGGCACAGCCCCGTCCACGTCGTGACACCCATGATGATGCAGAGCTGGAGCACGCCTCTGCCGAAGATGAGGATGAACGCCGCGATGACGAGCACGTCGGGGATCGACGCGAGCGTGGAGTAGACGTAGGTGACGGCGTCGTCCACGCGCTTGCCGTAGTAGCCCGCCGCGATGCCGAACAGGAGCGCGAACGGAATCACGAGGATCGTCGTGAATCCGCCGATGACGAGCGCTGTGCGAATGCCCCGCAGCGCTTTCAGGAGCACGTCATCGCCGACGCGGTCGGTTCCGAAGGGATGAGCGCGCGGATGTTGCAGCGGCACGTAATCGCGCGTCGCGGTTCCGTCGTCGTCGCGGATCGTCTCTTTTGCGAAGGAGTGCGTCGCCAGGGGCGCGGAGAAGGTCTTCTCCGTCTTGCCGCCCAGGTTCAGCAGAACGGCGTCGAGGCGGTCGAGGAGCGTCCTGCCGCGCGCTTCGAGGACGCGGGAACCGTCCTCGGCGAGGACCACCCCGCCGGACTCGTCGCGGAGCGCATCGCGCCATCCGATGCTCTCCAGAAGCCCGACGAGCCCGTAGAGACAGAGGATGACGAAGCAGACCGCCGCTTTGCGGTCCTGGAACACCCGCCGCGCAGCGTCCCGCCAATAGGCGCGGCGCGACGCCCGCCACACGAGCCACGCCGCGAGCGCCAGGACGACCAGCACGAGCCCGTTCGTCAGGGCGTGCGCGTGATCCGCGTAGAACGCCTGCAGCAACCCGATGAGTCCGCCCGTCGCGTTCGCGTCATCCGATGGGGGCATGGGCTACTCCAGCCGTACGCGCGGATCGACCAGCGTGTAGCTGATGTCCGTCAGAATCTGTCCCACGATGTAGAGAACCGATCCGAGGAACACCATCGACCGCACGATGGCGAAGTCCCGCGCGTTGATGGCGTCGATCGTGTAGCTCCCCAGACCGGGGATGGCGAAGAAGTTCTCCATGAGCAGGTTCCCCATGAAGAGGAACGGGATGCTCATGACGACGCTCGTGAGAATGGGGATCATCGCGTTCTTCAGGGCGTGGACGAAGAGGACGCGCGTCTCCGACAAGCCCTTCGCCCGCGCCGTGCGGATGTAGTCGCGGTTGATCTCCTCCAGGAAGATCGTGCGGTTGTATCGGATGCCGCTCCCCAGCGACGCGACGACGCCGATCAGGATGGGCAGCAGCGTGAACTTGACCGCATGGATGCCCGTGTCGTAGCCGGAGATGGGCACGAGATTCCACAGCCTGCCCAGCACGAACTGAGCCCCGATGATGTAGAACAGCGCCGAGATGGACATCGCCGCGACAGCGACGATGACGCCCCAGGTGTCGACATAGGTTCCCCGGTAGAACGCGATGAACAGGGCGATGGCGATCTCGGCGAGAACCGCCGTCACGAACATCGGCACGGCGATCAGGAGGCTGGGCCCCATCCGCGCCACGATCTCGTGCCCGATCGACTTCCGATCCTGGTCGGAGACGCCGAAGTCGAACCAGAGGAGCGACGCCGTCTTGGTGAAGAAGATCGTCTGCGTCGCCTTGCCGACGACGGTCGGTTCCTCGCCGTTCCAGAGAAGCGGGAGCCCGTAGCCGTGCTCGTCGAGCCAGGTCTGGATGTCCGCCTCGGTCGTGTTCTTGGCGCCGAGGATCTGGAGCGCCATCTGACGGGGCGACGCCACGCCGAAGAAGAGCAGGAACGTGATGAGGTTCACCCCGACGAGAATGGGGATCGCGTAGAGCACGCGGCGGACGATGTAGGAGATCATCTGCCATGCTCCCTGCGACGGACGGTGACGACGGCTGGGATCGAGCCGAGAACCAGCAGCCCCGCGACGGCGAGCAGCGGCGTGTAGTTGGGCTTATTCCAGCGGGCGCGCATCGTCTTGCGCTGTGCCGGGTCGAGGTCGAGGTACTTCAGCGTCCCGTTCGCCATCTGATTCGGCTTGGCGTTGCGGATCCACGCGTGGCGGAGCCCGAACGACACCGGATGGAAACCCCATATCCACGGGGCGTCTTCCTGAGCGACGGCGAGCATCCGGTCGATGAGCGCCTGCCGCTCCGGCGTGTTCGTCATGTTCTCCATTTGGGCAAAGAGGCGGTTGTAGTCCGGGTTGTCGTAGTTGGCGGCGTTCTCGCCGTCGTGTTCTTTCTTGCCGTTGGGTCCGTAGAGCAGGAACAGGAAGTTCTCGGGGTCCGGGTAATCGGCGAGCCAGCCCCATGAGATGATCTGGAAGTTCGCGTTGTGGACTTTGTCCTGGAACCTGCTGTAGTCGGT
Above is a genomic segment from Candidatus Poribacteria bacterium containing:
- a CDS encoding ABC transporter permease; this translates as MPPSDDANATGGLIGLLQAFYADHAHALTNGLVLVVLALAAWLVWRASRRAYWRDAARRVFQDRKAAVCFVILCLYGLVGLLESIGWRDALRDESGGVVLAEDGSRVLEARGRTLLDRLDAVLLNLGGKTEKTFSAPLATHSFAKETIRDDDGTATRDYVPLQHPRAHPFGTDRVGDDVLLKALRGIRTALVIGGFTTILVIPFALLFGIAAGYYGKRVDDAVTYVYSTLASIPDVLVIAAFILIFGRGVLQLCIIMGVTTWTGLCRVLRGETLKLREMEFVQAAQAFGVSGWKIMTRHILSNVLHIVLISSVLRFSGLVLAEAVLSYLNIGVGATTASWGSMINDARFELSRDPVVWWNLVAAFAFMFGLVLPANIFGDAVRDALDPRLRAG
- a CDS encoding ABC transporter permease, encoding MISYIVRRVLYAIPILVGVNLITFLLFFGVASPRQMALQILGAKNTTEADIQTWLDEHGYGLPLLWNGEEPTVVGKATQTIFFTKTASLLWFDFGVSDQDRKSIGHEIVARMGPSLLIAVPMFVTAVLAEIAIALFIAFYRGTYVDTWGVIVAVAAMSISALFYIIGAQFVLGRLWNLVPISGYDTGIHAVKFTLLPILIGVVASLGSGIRYNRTIFLEEINRDYIRTARAKGLSETRVLFVHALKNAMIPILTSVVMSIPFLFMGNLLMENFFAIPGLGSYTIDAINARDFAIVRSMVFLGSVLYIVGQILTDISYTLVDPRVRLE